Proteins encoded by one window of Cyanobium sp. NS01:
- a CDS encoding MoaD/ThiS family protein, giving the protein MGIQVLIPTPLQKFTSEEASVELEASSIDGLIEALEGRFPGLKARLCDENGKLRRFLNIYVNSEDIRFLENQTTALKDGDEVSIVPAVAGG; this is encoded by the coding sequence ATGGGCATCCAGGTTCTGATCCCCACCCCCCTGCAGAAATTCACCAGCGAGGAGGCCAGCGTGGAGCTGGAGGCCTCCAGCATCGACGGCCTGATCGAGGCCCTCGAGGGCCGCTTCCCAGGCCTCAAGGCCCGTCTCTGCGATGAAAACGGCAAGCTGCGCCGCTTCCTCAACATCTACGTGAACAGCGAGGACATCCGCTTCCTCGAGAACCAGACCACCGCCCTCAAGGACGGCGACGAGGTGTCGATCGTGCCGGCCGTGGCCGGCGGCTGA
- the ftsH gene encoding ATP-dependent zinc metalloprotease FtsH, with amino-acid sequence MSKSPSPAAASVPDSESAPVPGPGSSPAAAPAPDADPAPATTEAPSYSGLLADLREGRVQELVLSPRRRDVAVTFKDGREARVPVFSNDQLLLNTAAAANVPLTVRDDRAELATASFLSNGLLVLLLVGALVLMLRRSTKVANRAMGFGASKPRVQPENTVQVRFEDVAGIAEAKEELQEVVTFLKAPESYTAIGARIPKGVLLIGPPGTGKTLLARAIAGEAGVPFFSMAASEFVEMFVGVGASRVRDLFRKAKAKAPCIIFIDEIDAVGRQRGAGIGGGNDEREQTLNQLLTEMDGFEENSGVILVAATNRADVLDRALMRPGRFDRRVTVDLPDRRGREEILAVHARTRPLAEEVSLASWASRTPGFSGADLSNLLNEAAILTARRRLNAIDNQALSDALERITMGLAVAPLQDSAKKRLIAYHEVGHALLTSVVPHADRLDKVTLLPRAGGVGGFARTMPDEEVLDSGLISKAYLQARMVVAMGGRAAELVVFGPSEVTQGAVGDLELVARIGREMVTLYGFSSLGPQALEGSGAEVFLGRDWLRSEPPYSQDTSTRIDAQVRDLARRALAQAVAELRPRRALMDTLVNRLIAEETIDGDSFRSLLEADAQASAGQATAEADVEAAQVGV; translated from the coding sequence GTGAGCAAGAGCCCGTCTCCGGCTGCTGCAAGCGTTCCTGATTCCGAAAGCGCCCCCGTGCCAGGGCCAGGCTCCTCCCCTGCAGCGGCCCCAGCTCCAGACGCTGACCCTGCGCCGGCCACGACAGAAGCGCCCTCCTACAGCGGCCTGCTGGCCGATCTGCGCGAGGGCAGGGTGCAGGAGCTGGTGCTCTCACCCCGCCGCCGCGATGTGGCGGTGACGTTCAAGGACGGCAGGGAGGCCCGCGTGCCTGTGTTCAGCAACGACCAGTTGCTGCTGAACACCGCGGCGGCCGCCAATGTGCCGCTCACCGTGCGCGATGACCGCGCTGAGCTGGCCACGGCCTCCTTCCTCTCCAACGGCCTGCTGGTGCTGCTGCTGGTGGGGGCCCTGGTGCTGATGCTGCGCCGCAGCACCAAGGTGGCCAACCGGGCCATGGGCTTTGGAGCCAGCAAGCCCAGGGTCCAGCCTGAGAACACCGTGCAGGTGCGCTTTGAGGACGTGGCCGGGATCGCCGAGGCCAAGGAGGAGCTGCAGGAGGTGGTGACCTTCCTCAAGGCGCCGGAGAGTTACACCGCCATCGGCGCGCGCATTCCCAAGGGGGTGCTGCTGATCGGGCCGCCGGGCACGGGTAAGACCCTGCTGGCCCGCGCCATCGCCGGCGAGGCGGGGGTGCCCTTTTTCTCGATGGCGGCCTCGGAGTTCGTGGAGATGTTCGTGGGGGTGGGAGCCAGCCGGGTGCGGGACCTGTTCCGCAAGGCCAAGGCCAAGGCCCCTTGCATCATCTTCATTGACGAGATCGATGCGGTGGGCCGGCAGCGGGGCGCCGGCATCGGCGGCGGCAACGACGAACGCGAGCAGACCCTCAACCAGCTGCTCACCGAAATGGACGGTTTCGAGGAGAACTCCGGCGTGATTCTGGTGGCCGCCACCAACCGGGCCGATGTGCTCGATCGGGCCTTGATGCGCCCCGGCCGCTTCGATCGCCGCGTCACCGTGGATCTGCCTGACCGCCGCGGGCGGGAGGAGATTCTCGCCGTGCATGCCCGCACCCGCCCCCTGGCGGAGGAGGTGTCCCTGGCCAGCTGGGCCAGCCGCACGCCGGGCTTCTCCGGCGCCGATCTCTCAAACCTGCTCAACGAGGCGGCGATCCTCACGGCCCGGCGCCGGCTCAATGCCATCGACAACCAGGCCCTCAGTGATGCCCTGGAGCGCATCACCATGGGCCTGGCGGTGGCCCCGCTGCAGGATTCGGCCAAGAAGCGCCTGATCGCCTATCACGAAGTGGGCCATGCCCTGCTCACCAGCGTGGTTCCCCATGCCGACAGGCTGGACAAGGTGACGCTGTTGCCCCGGGCCGGCGGCGTCGGCGGTTTCGCCCGCACGATGCCGGATGAAGAGGTGCTCGATTCCGGGCTGATCAGCAAGGCCTACCTCCAGGCCCGCATGGTGGTGGCCATGGGCGGCCGGGCGGCCGAGCTTGTCGTGTTCGGACCGAGCGAGGTGACCCAGGGCGCGGTCGGCGACCTGGAACTGGTGGCCCGCATCGGCCGCGAGATGGTGACCCTCTACGGCTTCTCGAGCCTGGGACCCCAGGCCCTCGAGGGCAGCGGTGCCGAGGTGTTCCTCGGGCGTGACTGGCTGCGCTCGGAGCCGCCCTACTCCCAGGACACCAGCACCCGCATCGATGCACAGGTGCGCGACCTGGCCCGCCGGGCCCTGGCGCAGGCCGTGGCGGAGCTGCGGCCCCGCCGGGCCCTGATGGACACCCTGGTGAACAGGCTGATCGCTGAGGAGACCATCGACGGCGACAGCTTCCGCAGCCTGTTGGAGGCCGATGCCCAGGCCTCAGCCGGCCAGGCCACCGCTGAAGCGGATGTCGAGGCTGCGCAGGTAGGTGTGTAG
- the thrC gene encoding threonine synthase: protein MTATLSRSTFTGLRCKECGHAYEAAARHVCEDVCFGPLEVVYDYEAIRNKVSRATIEAGPASIWRYRDFLPIEGDPIDVGTGFTPLLKANNLARRLGLKSLYIKNDGVNMPTLSFKDRVVSVALTRAKELGFKTVSCASTGNLANSTAAIAAHAGLECCVFIPSDLELGKVLGTLIYNPTLMAVHGNYDQVNRLCSEVANTFGWGFVNINLRPYYSEGSKTLGYEVIEQLGWQLPDHIVAPLASGSLFTKIRKGFDEFIKVGLVDEKAVRFSGAQAEGCSPIAQAFAAGRDFITPVKPNTIAKSIAIGNPADGPYAIDIANRTQGSIAAVSDAEIIEGIKLLAETEGVFTETAGGTTIAVLKKLAEQGKINPDETTVAYITGNGLKTTEAVADVIGEPYTIEAQLDSFKAAWQQAQASHAA, encoded by the coding sequence GTGACGGCCACCCTCTCCCGCTCCACCTTCACCGGTCTGCGCTGCAAGGAATGCGGCCACGCCTATGAAGCCGCCGCCCGCCACGTCTGTGAAGACGTCTGCTTCGGGCCCCTCGAGGTGGTGTACGACTACGAGGCGATCCGCAACAAGGTGAGCCGGGCCACGATCGAAGCCGGCCCCGCCTCGATCTGGCGCTACCGCGACTTCCTGCCGATCGAGGGCGACCCGATCGACGTGGGCACGGGCTTCACGCCGCTGCTCAAGGCCAACAACCTGGCCAGGCGGCTCGGTCTCAAGAGCCTCTACATCAAGAACGACGGCGTCAACATGCCGACGCTCTCCTTCAAGGATCGGGTGGTGTCCGTGGCCCTCACCCGCGCCAAGGAACTCGGCTTCAAGACGGTGAGCTGCGCCTCCACCGGCAACCTGGCCAACTCCACCGCCGCCATCGCCGCCCACGCCGGCCTCGAGTGCTGTGTGTTCATCCCCAGCGATCTGGAGCTGGGCAAGGTGCTCGGCACCCTGATCTACAACCCCACCCTGATGGCGGTGCACGGCAACTACGACCAGGTGAACCGCCTCTGCTCCGAGGTGGCCAACACCTTCGGCTGGGGCTTCGTGAACATCAACCTCCGTCCCTACTACTCGGAGGGCTCCAAGACCCTCGGCTACGAGGTGATCGAGCAGCTCGGCTGGCAGCTCCCCGATCACATCGTGGCGCCCCTGGCCTCGGGCTCCCTGTTCACCAAGATCCGCAAGGGCTTTGATGAGTTCATCAAGGTGGGCCTGGTGGACGAAAAAGCGGTGCGCTTCAGCGGCGCCCAGGCCGAGGGCTGCAGCCCCATCGCCCAGGCCTTCGCCGCCGGACGTGACTTCATCACCCCGGTGAAGCCGAACACCATCGCCAAGTCGATCGCCATCGGCAATCCGGCCGATGGCCCCTACGCCATCGACATCGCCAACCGCACCCAGGGCAGCATCGCCGCCGTGAGCGACGCCGAGATCATCGAGGGCATCAAGCTGCTGGCCGAAACCGAGGGCGTGTTCACCGAAACCGCAGGCGGCACCACCATTGCCGTGCTGAAGAAGCTGGCGGAACAGGGCAAGATCAATCCCGATGAAACCACCGTGGCCTACATCACCGGCAACGGCCTCAAGACGACCGAGGCCGTGGCCGACGTGATCGGCGAGCCCTACACCATCGAAGCCCAGCTCGACAGCTTCAAGGCGGCCTGGCAGCAGGCCCAGGCCAGCCACGCAGCTTGA
- a CDS encoding DUF565 domain-containing protein, producing the protein MQSTRFNRFSVGLAQGLLASLRGNWRHRSVVLLALLLGFYAGGNLTSYLLLFFPGGRPMAVLALVLLLELVVRLRGRLVQERPGLGWVVLDNLRIGLVYAVVLEAFKLGT; encoded by the coding sequence TTGCAGTCGACCCGTTTCAACCGGTTCAGTGTGGGCCTGGCCCAGGGACTGCTGGCCAGCCTGCGCGGCAACTGGCGTCACCGCAGCGTGGTGCTGCTGGCCCTCTTGCTGGGCTTCTATGCCGGCGGCAACCTCACCAGCTATCTGCTGCTCTTCTTCCCCGGCGGGCGGCCGATGGCGGTGCTGGCGCTGGTGCTGCTGCTGGAGCTGGTGGTGCGCTTGCGGGGCCGGCTGGTGCAGGAAAGGCCCGGGCTGGGCTGGGTGGTGCTGGACAACCTGCGCATCGGCCTGGTGTATGCCGTGGTGCTGGAGGCCTTCAAGCTGGGCACCTGA
- the rpmF gene encoding 50S ribosomal protein L32: MAVPKKKTSKGKRNQRHAHWKAKAATAAGKALSIGKAVLSGRAQGFVYPMDSEEESED; the protein is encoded by the coding sequence ATGGCTGTCCCCAAGAAGAAAACATCGAAGGGCAAGCGCAACCAGCGCCACGCCCACTGGAAAGCCAAGGCGGCCACCGCCGCCGGCAAGGCTCTGTCGATCGGCAAGGCCGTGCTGAGCGGCCGCGCCCAGGGCTTCGTCTATCCCATGGACAGCGAAGAAGAGTCCGAAGACTGA
- a CDS encoding cupin codes for MTQVPLQPLSSSTAPAASSPDACRWQEKAQTFDYRQAANPIRRGLTEPIPDHHWGPEVHRSGPTGVIPLDISATLGCSGPATSPALSANFLRILAGEGLKAAAAATSALFYVLHGEGELHWGGRSLSWQQGDVITLPSGDAPLLQASCDSVLYWVHDAPLLRFLGAEPTTPRFEATHFPAAMLERDLQALLADPSSARSNRLSLLLANADCPTSRTATHTLWAMLGLVPAATAQRPHRHQSVALDLVIDCDPGCYTLVGTELNEDGTIRNPSRSIWEPGAAFVTPPGHWHAHTNESGRMARLLPIQDAGLHTYLRSLDIRFSGGLAG; via the coding sequence ATGACCCAGGTTCCCCTGCAGCCCCTGAGCTCTTCCACGGCCCCCGCGGCCAGCAGTCCAGACGCCTGCCGCTGGCAGGAGAAAGCCCAGACCTTCGACTACCGCCAGGCCGCCAATCCGATCCGCCGCGGCCTCACCGAGCCCATCCCCGATCACCACTGGGGCCCCGAAGTGCACCGCTCCGGCCCCACCGGCGTGATCCCCCTCGACATCAGCGCCACCCTGGGCTGCAGCGGCCCTGCCACCAGCCCCGCCCTCTCGGCCAACTTCCTGCGCATCCTGGCCGGCGAGGGCCTCAAGGCCGCCGCCGCTGCCACCAGCGCCCTCTTCTACGTGCTGCACGGCGAGGGTGAGCTGCACTGGGGCGGCCGCAGCCTCAGCTGGCAGCAGGGGGATGTGATCACCCTGCCCAGCGGCGATGCCCCCCTGCTGCAGGCCAGCTGCGACAGCGTTCTCTACTGGGTGCACGACGCTCCCCTGCTGCGCTTCCTAGGCGCTGAGCCCACCACGCCGCGCTTTGAGGCCACCCACTTCCCGGCCGCGATGCTGGAGCGGGATCTGCAGGCCCTGCTCGCCGATCCCAGCTCGGCCCGCAGCAACCGCCTCAGCCTGCTGCTGGCCAACGCCGACTGCCCCACCAGCCGCACCGCCACCCACACCCTCTGGGCCATGCTCGGTTTGGTGCCGGCGGCCACGGCCCAGCGGCCCCACCGGCACCAGTCGGTGGCCCTGGATCTGGTGATCGACTGCGATCCGGGCTGCTACACCCTGGTGGGCACCGAGCTCAACGAGGACGGCACCATCCGCAACCCCAGCCGCTCGATCTGGGAGCCCGGCGCCGCCTTCGTGACGCCGCCGGGCCACTGGCACGCCCACACCAACGAGAGCGGGCGGATGGCGCGGCTGCTGCCGATCCAGGACGCCGGCCTACACACCTACCTGCGCAGCCTCGACATCCGCTTCAGCGGTGGCCTGGCCGGCTGA
- a CDS encoding alpha-ketoglutarate-dependent dioxygenase AlkB produces MSGQLGIFDPSLSAAPHTQELPGLALRFWPSWAGPGADRWMEQLRREVPWKHDSITLFGCTHPVPRLTCWVGDPGCSYTYSGVADPIEPWSPLLQQLRERVQTAAGCRFNSLLLNRYRDGRDAMGWHADNEPELDPRAPIASLSFGAPRSFRLKPRAPGRNQGKPLVYELGHGDLLVMDPPTQEHWLHQVPRRLRLRQERINLTFRRIRSAAPPPWPLWSGRGRAGPRGLR; encoded by the coding sequence ATGAGCGGCCAGCTGGGCATCTTTGACCCCTCCCTCAGCGCTGCTCCACATACCCAGGAGTTACCTGGCCTTGCCCTGCGCTTCTGGCCCAGCTGGGCCGGCCCCGGGGCCGACAGGTGGATGGAACAACTCAGGCGTGAGGTGCCCTGGAAGCATGACTCCATCACCCTGTTTGGCTGCACCCACCCCGTGCCACGCCTCACCTGCTGGGTGGGAGATCCGGGTTGCTCCTACACCTACAGCGGCGTTGCCGACCCGATCGAGCCCTGGTCGCCCCTGCTCCAGCAGCTTCGAGAGCGGGTGCAGACCGCGGCGGGCTGCCGCTTCAACTCCCTGCTGCTGAACCGCTACCGCGATGGTCGCGACGCGATGGGCTGGCATGCCGATAACGAGCCGGAGCTCGATCCCCGGGCGCCGATCGCGTCCCTGAGCTTCGGGGCTCCCCGCAGCTTCCGGCTCAAGCCCAGGGCCCCTGGCCGCAATCAAGGCAAGCCGCTGGTCTACGAGCTGGGCCATGGGGATCTGCTGGTGATGGATCCCCCCACCCAGGAGCATTGGCTGCACCAGGTGCCCCGGCGCCTGCGACTGCGCCAGGAACGCATCAACCTCACGTTCCGTCGGATCCGTTCAGCGGCTCCACCGCCGTGGCCGCTGTGGAGCGGCCGGGGTCGAGCAGGGCCTCGAGGGCTTCGCTGA
- the fba gene encoding class II fructose-bisphosphate aldolase (catalyzes the reversible aldol condensation of dihydroxyacetonephosphate and glyceraldehyde 3-phosphate in the Calvin cycle, glycolysis, and/or gluconeogenesis), whose amino-acid sequence MALVPLRLLLDHAAENGYGIPAFNVNNLEQVQSIMEAAYETDSPVILQASRGARAYAGEAFLRHLILAATETYPDIPVVMHQDHGNSPATCFGAAANGFTSVMMDGSLEADAKTPASYEYNVRVTKEVVDVAHAIGVSVEGELGCLGSLETGKGEAEDGHGFEGALSKEQLLTDPAEAADFVAKTKVDALAIAIGTSHGAYKFTRKPTGEVLAISRIAEIHKALPNTHLVMHGSSSVPQEWLDMINKYGGAIPETYGVPVEEIQEGIRNGVRKVNIDTDNRLAFTAAVREAAAKDPANFDPRHFNKPARAYMKQVCLDRYQQFWCAGNASKIKQRDINYYAALYAKGELEPKVAVPA is encoded by the coding sequence ATGGCGTTGGTTCCGCTTCGGCTGCTGCTTGATCACGCTGCCGAGAACGGTTACGGCATTCCCGCGTTCAACGTGAACAACCTGGAGCAGGTGCAATCGATCATGGAGGCGGCGTATGAAACCGACAGCCCCGTGATCCTGCAGGCGTCCCGCGGTGCCCGCGCCTATGCCGGTGAGGCCTTTCTGCGCCACCTGATCCTGGCCGCCACCGAAACCTATCCGGACATCCCGGTGGTGATGCACCAGGACCACGGCAACAGCCCCGCCACCTGCTTCGGCGCCGCGGCCAACGGCTTCACCTCGGTGATGATGGACGGCTCCCTGGAGGCCGATGCCAAGACACCCGCCTCCTATGAGTACAACGTGCGCGTCACCAAAGAGGTGGTGGACGTGGCCCACGCCATCGGCGTGAGCGTGGAGGGCGAGCTGGGCTGCCTCGGCTCCCTTGAAACCGGCAAGGGTGAGGCCGAGGACGGCCACGGCTTCGAGGGTGCTCTCTCCAAGGAGCAACTGCTCACCGATCCAGCCGAAGCCGCCGACTTCGTGGCCAAGACCAAGGTGGACGCCCTGGCGATCGCCATCGGCACCAGCCACGGCGCCTACAAGTTCACCCGCAAGCCCACGGGCGAGGTGCTGGCGATCAGCCGCATCGCTGAGATCCACAAGGCTCTGCCCAACACCCACCTGGTGATGCATGGCTCCTCCTCGGTTCCCCAGGAGTGGCTCGACATGATCAACAAGTACGGCGGCGCCATCCCCGAGACCTACGGCGTGCCCGTGGAAGAGATCCAGGAAGGCATCCGCAATGGCGTGCGCAAGGTGAACATCGACACCGACAACCGCCTGGCCTTCACCGCTGCGGTGCGGGAAGCAGCCGCCAAGGATCCCGCCAACTTCGATCCCCGACACTTCAACAAGCCTGCCCGGGCCTACATGAAGCAGGTCTGCCTCGACCGCTACCAGCAGTTCTGGTGCGCCGGCAACGCCAGCAAGATCAAGCAGCGCGACATCAACTACTACGCCGCCCTCTACGCCAAGGGCGAACTGGAGCCCAAGGTGGCCGTGCCCGCCTGA
- a CDS encoding UPF0182 family protein: protein MTRSDRPAPRGRLPWRLGLPLLLLAACLAAVLASRLWVEWSWFSQFSLDSVLLRRWGLQLLGLGLGLGLTALLQAWLLWFWRLPGAARGRLPLPTLPYGLLLLVLLAGTLVPLALVWGLTARLAFQPFDPQRLHGLIGLAGLSPGPLLLAAVVAAVLLGFRPEAGARLLHAVLGLGLALVLGRGWGLWSLAVVAEPSGIREPLLGADVSFVLLRFPALALALTLALALVLGSLCLALWGLLARGSQLSDGRFEGFSPPQLLALRAPLALLALLLALAFWLGRHQLLLSTTGSVPGAGWLDVHLALPLRTAAAAVALLLAVVLLVPLAREGRRAPLALGLALLLPLLPLAEGLLGPLLQNLLVNPQELERELPYLARSIGATRRAFQLDGMTIVDRVPSARLTRQDLTAGEATLSNVRLWDSEPLLATNRQLQQLRVYYRFSEPVVDRYRLRSEEGLGRQQVFMAARELDQGALPSTARTWLNRHLVFTHGNGFTLSPVNTSGPEGLPDFFISDLGPSTRVEGNSQLGITKAEVQQVVPTQDPFLYFGALPSPYALAPTAVQEFNYPQGDENFYIHYSGGAGVPLAQGWQRLAAAIYLGEPKLLVGGELTGDTRLLLHREVRDRLRTAAPFVRFEADPYLVSVQLDGSAPFSADQHQYWIVDGFTTSAFYPYSAAVPDRPELRYARNAVKAVVDAFTGQMVLYVAEPADPLIRSWQKLFPELFQPITAMPAAIREHIMYPRWQFEVQTTQLLRYHVTDPRIFYSGDDVWQVPKELYGEEQVRVEPFHASAQLPGEKEPEFLLLQPLTPLARPNLVGWLAARSDAPHYGELTLLRFPSQLPIYGPEQVQALINQNPRISQQFGLWDRAGSKVIQGNLLVVPIGEGLLYVEPVYLQARAGGLPTLTRVVVSDSSRIAMEASLSEALEALLDPGRSTAATAVEPLNGSDGT, encoded by the coding sequence GTGACCCGTTCCGACCGCCCAGCACCCCGCGGCCGCCTCCCGTGGCGGCTCGGCCTGCCGTTGCTGCTGCTGGCTGCCTGCCTCGCCGCGGTGCTGGCCTCCCGGCTCTGGGTGGAGTGGAGCTGGTTCTCCCAGTTTTCGCTCGACTCCGTGCTGCTGCGCCGCTGGGGCCTGCAGCTGCTCGGCCTGGGCCTGGGCCTGGGCCTCACGGCCCTGCTGCAGGCCTGGCTGCTCTGGTTCTGGCGTTTGCCCGGCGCCGCCAGGGGGCGTCTGCCCCTGCCGACGCTTCCCTACGGCCTGCTGCTGCTTGTGCTGCTGGCGGGCACTCTGGTTCCCCTGGCCCTGGTCTGGGGCCTGACGGCCCGGCTGGCCTTTCAGCCCTTCGACCCGCAGCGCCTGCACGGCCTGATCGGCCTGGCGGGGCTCAGTCCCGGTCCGCTGCTGCTGGCCGCGGTGGTGGCCGCCGTGCTGCTGGGGTTTCGCCCCGAAGCCGGGGCGCGACTGCTGCACGCCGTCCTGGGGCTCGGCCTGGCCCTGGTGCTGGGGCGGGGCTGGGGTCTCTGGAGTCTGGCGGTGGTGGCCGAGCCCAGCGGCATCCGTGAGCCGCTGCTGGGCGCCGACGTGAGCTTTGTGCTGCTGCGCTTCCCCGCCCTGGCCCTGGCGCTCACCCTGGCCCTGGCTCTGGTGCTGGGCAGCCTCTGCCTGGCGCTCTGGGGCCTGCTGGCACGGGGCTCCCAGCTCAGCGACGGCCGCTTTGAGGGCTTCAGCCCGCCCCAGCTGCTGGCCCTGCGGGCGCCCCTGGCCCTGCTGGCGCTGCTGCTCGCCCTGGCCTTCTGGCTGGGCCGCCACCAGCTGCTGCTCAGCACCACCGGCAGCGTGCCGGGGGCTGGCTGGCTGGATGTGCATCTGGCCCTGCCCCTGCGCACTGCAGCCGCCGCCGTGGCCCTGCTGCTGGCGGTGGTGCTGTTGGTGCCGCTGGCCCGGGAAGGGCGGCGGGCCCCGCTGGCCCTGGGCCTGGCGCTGCTGCTGCCCCTGCTGCCCCTGGCCGAGGGGCTGCTCGGCCCCCTGCTCCAGAACCTGCTGGTGAACCCCCAGGAGCTGGAGCGGGAGCTGCCTTACCTGGCCCGCTCGATCGGGGCCACCCGCCGGGCCTTCCAGCTCGACGGCATGACGATCGTGGATCGGGTGCCCAGCGCCCGCCTCACGCGCCAGGACCTCACCGCCGGCGAGGCCACCCTCAGCAACGTGCGCCTCTGGGACAGCGAACCGCTGCTGGCCACCAACCGCCAGCTCCAGCAGCTGCGGGTGTACTACCGCTTCTCAGAGCCGGTGGTGGATCGCTACCGGCTGCGCTCCGAGGAGGGCCTGGGGCGCCAGCAGGTGTTCATGGCGGCCCGGGAACTCGACCAGGGAGCCCTGCCCAGCACTGCCCGCACCTGGCTGAACCGCCACCTGGTGTTCACCCACGGCAACGGCTTCACCCTGTCGCCGGTGAATACCAGCGGCCCCGAGGGCCTGCCCGACTTCTTCATCTCCGATCTGGGCCCCTCCACCCGGGTGGAGGGCAACAGCCAGCTGGGCATCACCAAGGCCGAGGTGCAGCAGGTGGTGCCCACTCAGGACCCCTTCCTCTACTTCGGCGCTCTGCCCTCCCCCTACGCGCTGGCGCCGACGGCGGTGCAGGAGTTCAACTATCCCCAGGGCGACGAGAACTTCTACATCCACTACAGCGGCGGTGCCGGGGTGCCCCTGGCCCAGGGCTGGCAGCGCCTGGCCGCAGCGATCTACCTGGGGGAGCCCAAGCTGCTGGTGGGTGGTGAACTCACCGGCGACACCCGCCTGCTGCTGCACCGGGAAGTGCGCGACCGGCTGCGCACGGCGGCTCCCTTCGTGCGCTTTGAGGCCGATCCCTACCTGGTGTCGGTGCAGCTGGATGGCTCAGCACCGTTCAGCGCCGACCAGCACCAGTACTGGATCGTGGATGGCTTCACCACCAGTGCCTTCTACCCCTACAGCGCCGCGGTGCCGGACCGGCCTGAACTGCGCTACGCCCGCAATGCGGTGAAGGCGGTGGTGGATGCCTTCACCGGCCAGATGGTGCTGTACGTGGCGGAGCCCGCCGATCCGCTGATTCGCAGCTGGCAGAAGCTGTTTCCAGAGCTGTTCCAGCCGATCACGGCGATGCCCGCGGCGATCCGGGAGCACATCATGTATCCCCGCTGGCAGTTCGAGGTGCAGACCACCCAGCTGCTCCGCTACCACGTGACCGATCCGCGCATCTTCTACAGCGGCGACGACGTGTGGCAGGTGCCCAAGGAGCTCTACGGCGAGGAGCAGGTGCGGGTGGAGCCCTTCCACGCCAGTGCCCAGCTGCCGGGGGAGAAGGAGCCGGAGTTTCTGCTGCTGCAGCCCCTCACCCCGCTGGCCCGCCCCAACCTGGTGGGCTGGCTGGCCGCCCGGAGTGATGCCCCCCACTACGGCGAACTCACCCTGCTGCGCTTCCCCAGCCAGCTGCCCATCTACGGGCCTGAGCAGGTGCAGGCCCTGATCAACCAGAACCCGCGGATCAGCCAGCAGTTCGGCCTCTGGGACCGGGCCGGTTCCAAGGTGATCCAGGGCAATCTGCTGGTGGTGCCGATCGGCGAGGGTCTGCTCTATGTGGAGCCGGTGTACCTGCAGGCCCGGGCCGGCGGCCTGCCCACCCTGACGCGGGTGGTGGTGAGCGACAGCTCTCGGATTGCGATGGAGGCCAGCCTCAGCGAAGCCCTCGAGGCCCTGCTCGACCCCGGCCGCTCCACAGCGGCCACGGCGGTGGAGCCGCTGAACGGATCCGACGGAACGTGA